The following are encoded together in the Spiroplasma apis B31 genome:
- a CDS encoding SGNH/GDSL hydrolase family protein, whose translation MKKIINLVLLSSIFVSALSSISCSTISSTTQPKNSFKNFYVLGDSLSDTGGYEAIANSVIKSNNQDAIFKYAGYYNKNTHKNNLASASNDQPAVEWVNNLLGFGNMGPAGELLSDEYKGGRNYAISGARASDDITLNLTEIGIRNFKMKADLFSQASALTLQNKLSKGDLVFIEIGGNDMNAALEAFLSSRSIKDATDLLDRSKNNISKTLDIVLKTGATVLYMNSPDLTLIPILKGGELDKNGKVTKLSEMAPMFTSLIKKYDMQFSNEISEIIDSYKEQYKGQIEYYDLYGNFKNIMNDYKTLMLEEFGLKINTSNNFGYSYTRSQYEDKTIVYEFRNDPISTHENMDINEFFFIDGVHPTKYVHQFVGKLIYNEICDLWYQGLNKVSINLELMGNDKYKQNNEL comes from the coding sequence ATGAAAAAAATAATAAACTTAGTTTTGCTATCGTCAATTTTTGTTAGCGCACTTTCTTCCATTAGTTGTTCCACTATTTCAAGCACAACGCAACCTAAAAATTCTTTTAAAAACTTTTATGTTTTAGGAGATAGTCTTAGTGACACTGGTGGCTATGAAGCAATTGCAAATAGCGTCATAAAATCAAATAATCAAGATGCTATTTTTAAATATGCCGGTTACTATAATAAAAATACTCATAAAAATAACTTGGCATCAGCATCTAATGATCAACCCGCTGTGGAATGAGTAAATAACTTATTAGGATTTGGAAATATGGGTCCTGCAGGCGAATTGTTGAGTGATGAATATAAAGGCGGAAGGAACTATGCTATAAGTGGTGCAAGAGCTAGCGATGATATAACATTAAACTTAACAGAAATTGGTATAAGAAATTTTAAAATGAAAGCAGATTTATTTTCTCAGGCTAGTGCTTTGACTTTGCAAAATAAGTTATCAAAGGGAGATTTGGTTTTCATTGAAATTGGTGGAAATGATATGAATGCAGCTCTAGAAGCATTTTTGAGTAGTCGTTCTATAAAAGATGCAACGGATTTGCTTGACAGAAGTAAAAATAATATTAGCAAAACTTTAGACATAGTTTTAAAGACTGGTGCCACTGTCTTATATATGAACTCACCAGATTTAACCTTAATACCAATTTTAAAAGGTGGCGAACTTGATAAGAATGGTAAAGTAACTAAACTCTCTGAAATGGCACCAATGTTTACATCATTAATAAAAAAATATGATATGCAATTTTCGAATGAAATATCAGAAATAATCGATAGTTATAAAGAACAATACAAGGGACAAATAGAGTATTATGATTTATACGGTAATTTCAAAAATATTATGAATGATTATAAAACATTGATGTTAGAAGAATTTGGTTTAAAAATAAATACTTCGAATAATTTTGGTTACTCGTATACAAGATCGCAATATGAAGACAAAACTATCGTATATGAATTTAGAAATGACCCGATTTCAACACATGAAAATATGGATATAAATGAGTTTTTCTTCATTGACGGTGTTCATCCAACCAAGTATGTTCATCAGTTTGTTGGTAAACTTATTTATAATGAAATCTGTGACCTATGATATCAAGGTCTTAACAAAGTTTCGATTAACCTTGAACTTATGGGAAATGATAAGTACAAGCAAAACAATGAATTGTAA
- the sufB gene encoding Fe-S cluster assembly protein SufB, which translates to MKKLKQEEEIKKISEYKYGFNEGEVSSFKVEKGINEDIVRQISKIKGEPEWMLEYRLDSFKKFSLKPQPNFGPDLNFVDFQDYYYYTRGTDNVATSWDDVPENIRKTFDRLGIPEAEKNFLVGINAQWDATPIYEQLQTEISEKGVIFTDCDTALKKYPELFKKYFGKLVPNDDNKYAALNGAVWSGGTFIYVPEGVKLDMPLQAYFRINFKQSGQFERTLIVVEDDAQIHYIEGCTAPVYSKNNLHAAIVEIFVGKRSSVRYTTVQNWSDNVLNLVTKRSLVEEDGRMEWIDGNIGSKINMKYPSCILKGDRSQGDTISIAVAKKGVYQDAGSKMIHLGKETKSKIVSKSITFQGGTANYRGLAYIGENATNSKARVECDTLILDNQSHSDTIPQNKVHNNESQIEHEATVSKVSEEQLFYLMSRGLSEQQALEIIVMGFLEPFTKELPLEYAVELNQLIKMDMEGSVG; encoded by the coding sequence ATGAAGAAGTTAAAACAAGAGGAAGAAATCAAAAAAATAAGTGAATATAAATACGGATTTAATGAAGGGGAAGTATCTTCGTTTAAGGTTGAAAAGGGGATTAATGAGGACATTGTTCGTCAAATTTCTAAAATTAAAGGTGAACCTGAATGAATGTTAGAGTACCGTTTAGATAGTTTCAAGAAATTTTCTCTTAAACCACAACCAAATTTTGGTCCAGACTTGAATTTTGTTGACTTTCAAGATTATTATTACTATACCCGAGGTACAGATAATGTTGCCACAAGTTGAGATGATGTACCTGAAAATATTCGTAAAACATTTGATAGATTAGGTATTCCCGAGGCAGAAAAAAATTTCCTAGTTGGTATAAATGCGCAATGAGACGCCACTCCGATCTATGAACAATTACAAACCGAAATATCAGAAAAAGGGGTCATTTTTACTGATTGTGACACAGCATTAAAAAAATATCCAGAATTATTTAAGAAGTATTTTGGAAAATTAGTGCCAAATGACGACAATAAATATGCAGCATTAAATGGTGCTGTTTGGTCAGGAGGAACTTTCATTTACGTACCTGAGGGTGTTAAGTTAGATATGCCGCTTCAAGCGTACTTTAGAATTAACTTCAAGCAATCAGGTCAGTTCGAAAGAACGCTGATTGTAGTTGAAGATGATGCTCAAATTCACTATATTGAAGGTTGTACAGCCCCTGTTTACTCAAAAAACAATTTACATGCAGCAATAGTTGAAATATTTGTGGGTAAACGAAGTAGTGTGCGATATACAACTGTTCAAAATTGAAGTGATAATGTTCTTAATTTAGTAACTAAACGAAGTCTTGTTGAAGAGGATGGAAGAATGGAATGAATTGATGGTAATATTGGTTCTAAAATCAATATGAAGTACCCATCTTGTATTTTAAAAGGTGATCGTTCACAAGGTGATACAATTTCTATTGCGGTTGCTAAGAAAGGTGTTTATCAAGATGCCGGAAGTAAAATGATACATTTAGGCAAAGAAACCAAGTCAAAAATAGTATCAAAATCAATTACTTTCCAAGGTGGAACTGCAAATTATAGGGGTTTAGCTTATATTGGTGAGAATGCAACAAATTCTAAGGCAAGAGTTGAATGTGATACTTTAATATTAGACAACCAATCGCACTCAGATACCATCCCACAAAATAAGGTTCACAATAATGAGTCACAAATTGAGCACGAGGCTACTGTGTCAAAAGTGAGTGAAGAACAACTATTTTATCTAATGAGTCGTGGTTTGAGTGAACAACAAGCACTAGAAATTATAGTTATGGGTTTTTTAGAACCATTCACAAAAGAATTACCTCTTGAGTATGCTGTTGAATTAAATCAACTTATAAAAATGGATATGGAAGGATCTGTGGGTTAA
- a CDS encoding iron-sulfur cluster assembly scaffold protein produces MFNKEDKIILRQIIMEHFTSPSNKGFLELSKGIFKNQDSASCSDEINVQIIFEDGKIVDSRFDGVACSISTASIDILCDQIRNKGKEEALNILYNYHNMISGKDYNEDILDELIAFWQIHHQGNRINCALLGADGLRYILENEVK; encoded by the coding sequence ATGTTTAATAAAGAAGATAAAATTATTTTAAGACAAATTATTATGGAACACTTTACAAGTCCATCTAACAAAGGTTTTTTAGAACTTTCAAAAGGAATATTTAAAAATCAGGACTCAGCTAGTTGTTCAGATGAAATCAATGTACAAATAATTTTTGAAGATGGAAAAATAGTAGATAGTAGATTTGATGGTGTTGCTTGTTCAATATCAACTGCCTCTATTGATATATTATGTGATCAAATACGTAATAAGGGTAAAGAAGAAGCTCTTAATATTTTGTATAATTACCATAATATGATTTCAGGAAAAGATTACAATGAGGATATTTTGGATGAATTAATAGCTTTTTGACAAATTCACCATCAAGGCAATAGAATAAATTGTGCTCTATTAGGAGCTGACGGTTTGAGATATATTTTAGAAAATGAGGTTAAGTAA
- a CDS encoding aminotransferase class V-fold PLP-dependent enzyme — protein sequence MDYKSYFPYFKYNPDEIYFESAATSLKLEQVIKAEAEYNEKIAANTHNDLFDNAYKANVILDTTRKMTAKFIGAKNHNEVIFTSGATHSLNQICFGLKTYLKKDDEVVLTILEHSSNLLPWKVLEEEIGIKIKYLDLNDNGSIDLNKIDNTINKKTKIVSFASVSNTVGASNDVQSIANAIKNINNDIIIVVDIAQSVLHTRTNVEEWNVDFVAFSSHKMFGPFGLGILWGKKEKLDILKPLIYGGGNNVNITLTEYKLAQIPQKFEAGTLNLSAIYGFLEALKFIDKISIEKIQEYEEGLKRYLVDELSKIDVSKFEFYNLKNPQPIVLFNMIGVSSQDFGAFLNKKYKISVRVGKHCARLSHLKTGALTTIRASFSIYNTRNDIDIFIKALLDCENWVNELI from the coding sequence ATGGACTATAAAAGTTATTTTCCATATTTTAAATATAATCCAGATGAAATTTATTTTGAATCAGCAGCAACAAGTCTAAAACTAGAACAAGTTATCAAAGCAGAAGCGGAATATAATGAAAAAATTGCAGCAAATACTCATAATGACTTATTTGATAATGCTTATAAGGCTAATGTTATTTTGGACACAACAAGAAAAATGACAGCTAAGTTTATCGGAGCGAAAAATCACAATGAAGTAATTTTTACCAGTGGTGCGACTCATTCATTAAATCAAATCTGCTTTGGACTCAAAACATATTTGAAGAAAGATGATGAAGTAGTTTTGACAATTCTAGAACACTCTTCAAATTTATTACCTTGAAAAGTATTAGAAGAAGAAATAGGAATAAAAATAAAGTATCTAGATTTAAATGATAACGGATCAATAGATCTGAACAAAATAGATAACACAATAAACAAAAAAACTAAAATAGTATCATTCGCTAGTGTTTCTAACACAGTTGGAGCAAGCAACGATGTTCAATCAATAGCTAATGCCATCAAGAATATAAATAACGATATTATCATTGTTGTTGATATTGCTCAGTCAGTACTGCATACGAGAACAAATGTTGAAGAATGAAATGTTGATTTTGTTGCTTTCTCTTCACATAAAATGTTTGGACCTTTTGGCTTAGGTATACTTTGAGGGAAAAAAGAAAAACTAGATATATTAAAACCACTTATTTATGGTGGTGGTAACAACGTTAATATCACATTAACTGAGTACAAACTTGCCCAAATTCCTCAAAAATTTGAGGCTGGGACCTTGAATTTAAGTGCAATTTATGGTTTTTTAGAAGCACTTAAGTTTATTGATAAGATATCAATTGAAAAAATACAAGAATACGAAGAAGGTTTAAAAAGATATTTGGTTGATGAATTATCCAAAATTGATGTTTCTAAATTTGAGTTTTATAACTTGAAAAATCCACAACCAATTGTTTTATTTAATATGATTGGTGTTAGTTCACAAGACTTTGGAGCATTTTTAAATAAAAAATACAAAATATCTGTAAGAGTTGGTAAACATTGTGCAAGATTATCACATTTAAAAACCGGAGCATTAACTACTATTAGAGCTAGCTTTTCAATTTATAATACACGTAATGACATTGATATATTCATTAAAGCATTACTTGATTGTGAAAATTGAGTTAACGAATTAATTTAA
- a CDS encoding SufB/SufD family protein, whose amino-acid sequence MWKNPNFIDYRNNLASELVLKTDENKVILLGESDGKLNIVIKANTSVSLTILFLPIENSENDKNFNINITIEDSSRLDLKIANLMNCNANDNLEINLKETSSSIEFYSATIVNKNFIKNSVIKSLHNARNTSSNIKAYEVLKNESKGFIRCISDIKKGSSSSEAHQELRLLVLDKKAKADSDPVLLIDENDIVASHANAIGMLDPDQIFYLLSRGLNKEEAQELIINGYFEPVFLSLNDDEIVIYLKDILKGMI is encoded by the coding sequence ATGTGAAAAAACCCAAATTTTATTGATTATAGAAATAATTTAGCAAGTGAGTTAGTCTTAAAAACGGATGAAAACAAGGTAATTTTATTAGGTGAATCTGATGGAAAATTAAATATTGTAATAAAAGCTAACACTAGTGTTAGCTTAACAATCTTGTTTTTGCCGATTGAAAACTCGGAAAATGACAAAAACTTCAATATTAACATAACTATAGAGGATTCTTCAAGGCTAGACTTAAAAATAGCTAACCTTATGAATTGTAACGCCAATGATAATCTTGAAATCAATTTAAAAGAGACAAGCTCAAGCATTGAATTCTATAGTGCTACTATTGTTAACAAAAATTTCATCAAAAATAGTGTTATAAAATCATTACACAATGCACGTAACACTAGTTCAAATATTAAAGCATATGAAGTATTAAAAAATGAATCAAAGGGTTTTATAAGATGCATCAGTGATATTAAAAAAGGATCAAGCTCTAGTGAGGCACATCAAGAATTAAGATTATTGGTGTTAGATAAGAAGGCAAAAGCAGACTCTGACCCTGTATTATTGATAGACGAAAATGACATCGTTGCTAGCCATGCAAATGCTATTGGAATGCTTGACCCTGACCAAATATTTTACTTATTATCAAGAGGACTTAACAAAGAAGAAGCACAAGAGTTGATAATAAATGGATATTTTGAACCTGTGTTTCTTTCATTAAACGACGATGAAATCGTAATATATCTTAAAGATATATTGAAAGGAATGATTTAA
- the sufC gene encoding Fe-S cluster assembly ATPase SufC: MHTLKIINLHVKIEDKEILKGIDLEVSSGEIHALMGPNGNGKSTLLMAIMGHPKYEVTEGDILLDGKSILDMSVDERSRAGLFLAMQNPQSIPGVSNLEFLKYIVNSHSEEPKKLQEIFKDIKAKAMNLDFDLNMLKRFVNDGFSGGEKKKNEILQLKMLNPLFSLIDEIDSGLDVDALEIVSKNLNDDEISKQGLIIVSHYDRFFKKIKPTHAHVIINGKIVTSAGGELVDRINKEGYNWVKDLI, encoded by the coding sequence ATGCACACATTAAAAATTATTAATTTACACGTAAAGATTGAGGATAAGGAGATCTTGAAAGGAATAGACTTGGAAGTTTCATCAGGGGAAATTCATGCTTTGATGGGTCCAAATGGTAATGGAAAATCAACATTACTGATGGCTATAATGGGTCATCCAAAGTACGAAGTAACTGAAGGAGATATTTTGTTAGACGGGAAATCTATTTTAGATATGAGTGTGGATGAAAGAAGTAGAGCAGGGCTGTTCTTGGCAATGCAAAACCCTCAATCTATACCTGGGGTAAGCAATTTAGAATTTTTGAAATACATTGTAAATTCTCATAGTGAAGAACCTAAAAAACTGCAAGAGATTTTTAAAGATATTAAAGCCAAAGCAATGAATCTAGATTTTGATTTAAATATGCTTAAAAGATTTGTTAATGATGGTTTCTCAGGTGGAGAAAAGAAAAAGAATGAAATACTACAATTGAAAATGTTAAACCCTTTATTTAGTTTGATAGATGAAATAGACTCAGGACTTGATGTAGACGCTCTAGAAATTGTTTCTAAAAACTTAAATGATGATGAAATCTCTAAACAAGGTTTGATTATCGTATCTCACTATGATAGATTTTTTAAAAAGATAAAACCAACTCATGCACACGTTATTATAAATGGAAAAATTGTAACAAGTGCGGGTGGCGAGCTTGTTGACCGTATCAATAAAGAGGGTTACAACTGAGTTAAGGATTTAATTTAG
- a CDS encoding lipoprotein, with protein MKKLLTLLGSFAITASAGSMAVACTNYDKKQDGNSILINFLNSLNGKANIDASDVLWKLVNENGPKNRETFALDFLKTINASILINSKENFGENGEIKLNNSSAFISAGLASALSDKWNTLNKAVDLKIQREKDKYKKDNGKKWWDKWCEMLVGKYSVYQDKVKDMDVDLLEGKYKSDILLTDSSNNVTKALLDILLNTDQLGVTWITVEQVKRKLATLKSVKDDKDKLLYAAKSDVKALQQIINSTKESGEWVKSSVNDQSTDDEISAKVDEALKIEESNIKYDVPTDLNELVTGGADTRAGMLSNSQQFFLNKYYNAKAPIAISEITIAFSDNKTFDDGILPSDFEGDNEVNSKQTWTLLKQIITDKTSWSEIMAKGSTTHSKATVKHYDNLLTLTNTTDFTPTLSSIVYDYILGERYKTDVTRADENDKVKVPEWTTKTDIEKEYKKEDFGKLITALNRTGSFDKASNNLYRKLSDEDKDKLVYIDSSGIHIVSIDGFKELEASTTTKEKDAKKIIDDTKNGIDKETQKSLNDFKEFNKLTTQEKIYDFWRKTGEDRYFDKLNSTVTNPYLKFLVNNSLLKGVKGSPVGFDIMAEVKAWATISSSSEKEFYWVTMVYDYFQTMTSKQEDKLTEDKSFIEQFVIFGPDGSNEKAQAIAKKIGDWTIGAIKSMKIVVTNNPSWVFVDAYKKMIEELDTKTNIGYPKEIVKNDIFNSDKLAEEINKVWWHAVDKNGAQSVQTFKTNAFDYSLSIYDLNSIAYNYKKNNGGIK; from the coding sequence GTGAAAAAATTATTAACACTACTAGGTAGTTTTGCAATTACTGCCAGTGCTGGTTCGATGGCAGTTGCTTGTACGAACTATGACAAAAAACAAGATGGAAATTCTATTCTAATTAATTTTTTAAATTCATTGAATGGAAAAGCTAATATCGATGCATCAGACGTATTATGAAAATTGGTTAATGAAAATGGACCTAAAAACAGAGAAACTTTTGCATTAGATTTTTTAAAAACAATTAATGCATCTATTTTAATTAACTCTAAAGAAAACTTTGGAGAAAATGGAGAAATCAAATTGAATAACTCAAGCGCTTTCATAAGCGCTGGTTTAGCTTCTGCTTTATCTGATAAATGAAACACCTTAAATAAAGCTGTGGATTTAAAAATTCAAAGGGAAAAAGATAAATATAAAAAAGATAATGGTAAAAAATGATGAGATAAATGATGTGAAATGCTTGTTGGTAAGTATTCTGTTTATCAAGATAAAGTAAAAGATATGGATGTAGATCTACTAGAAGGTAAATATAAATCTGATATTTTATTAACAGATTCTTCTAACAACGTTACAAAAGCTCTTCTAGATATTCTTTTAAATACCGACCAATTAGGAGTTACTTGGATAACAGTTGAACAAGTTAAAAGAAAATTAGCTACTTTAAAATCTGTTAAAGATGATAAAGATAAATTACTATATGCAGCAAAATCAGATGTTAAGGCTTTACAACAAATAATAAACTCTACTAAAGAATCTGGTGAGTGAGTAAAATCAAGTGTTAATGATCAAAGTACTGATGATGAAATTTCAGCAAAAGTTGACGAAGCATTGAAAATAGAAGAAAGTAATATAAAATATGATGTTCCAACCGATTTAAATGAATTAGTTACAGGTGGAGCTGATACTAGAGCGGGTATGTTGAGTAATTCACAACAATTCTTTTTAAACAAATATTACAATGCCAAAGCCCCAATAGCTATTAGTGAAATAACTATTGCTTTTTCTGATAATAAAACTTTCGATGACGGTATATTACCATCAGATTTTGAAGGAGATAATGAAGTTAATTCTAAACAAACTTGAACACTTTTAAAACAAATAATTACTGATAAAACATCTTGAAGTGAAATTATGGCAAAAGGTTCAACAACACATTCTAAAGCTACAGTTAAACATTATGATAATTTATTGACACTGACAAATACAACTGACTTCACACCAACATTGAGTTCAATTGTATATGATTATATTTTAGGTGAAAGATATAAAACTGATGTTACTAGAGCAGATGAAAATGATAAAGTGAAAGTCCCTGAGTGAACAACAAAAACCGATATTGAGAAAGAATATAAAAAAGAGGACTTTGGTAAATTGATAACAGCTTTAAACAGAACTGGAAGCTTCGATAAGGCATCAAATAACCTTTATAGAAAGCTTAGTGATGAAGATAAAGATAAGTTAGTATACATAGATTCTTCTGGTATTCATATAGTTTCAATAGATGGATTTAAGGAATTAGAAGCATCTACAACAACTAAAGAAAAAGATGCTAAAAAAATAATAGACGATACAAAAAATGGTATTGATAAAGAAACTCAAAAGAGTCTTAATGATTTCAAAGAGTTTAATAAATTAACAACTCAAGAAAAAATTTATGATTTTTGAAGAAAAACAGGTGAAGATAGATATTTTGATAAGTTAAACTCAACAGTTACTAATCCATATCTAAAATTCTTAGTTAATAACTCCTTGTTAAAAGGTGTTAAAGGATCACCGGTTGGATTTGACATAATGGCAGAAGTTAAAGCTTGAGCAACAATTTCAAGCTCATCAGAAAAAGAATTTTATTGAGTAACTATGGTTTATGACTATTTCCAAACAATGACTAGCAAACAAGAAGATAAGCTAACAGAAGACAAATCTTTCATAGAACAATTTGTTATATTTGGACCTGATGGAAGTAACGAAAAAGCTCAAGCTATTGCTAAAAAAATCGGTGATTGAACAATTGGAGCAATAAAATCTATGAAAATTGTTGTTACAAACAACCCTTCTTGAGTTTTTGTTGACGCATACAAAAAAATGATCGAAGAATTAGACACAAAAACAAATATTGGTTATCCAAAAGAAATAGTAAAAAATGATATATTCAACTCCGATAAATTAGCAGAGGAAATAAATAAAGTTTGATGACACGCAGTAGACAAAAATGGTGCTCAAAGTGTTCAAACTTTTAAAACTAACGCATTTGACTATTCACTAAGTATTTACGATTTAAACTCAATAGCTTACAATTACAAAAAAAATAACGGAGGTATAAAATAA